In one window of Deinococcus sedimenti DNA:
- a CDS encoding IS4 family transposase — MTSSDTARLHADTLADHLKTHLPHRRLDALKRLSEVLLAVLQAESTLHRKIALHLPRDASLESKTRTVARVFHDAQLTPQDVTDVLLPLIPDGKLTLIMDRTTWHYGQTPLNILVLGALLGGAVIPLVWSVLPHQGNSCTAARILLVARLLKVLPARRWGVVIADREFVGREWCAFLRWKRIRQCIRIRENTRIEDELVRDLFTTLQPGQVRTLFERTWVYGGWMHVVITLSPVGDRVIVASDLSVLDVLRTYRLRWAIESAFSSLKSRGLNLEATHMTAPERISRLFGLLCIALAWMTRVGAQRTATHASRRDKRGRAVVSVTRIGWQILSQAARWGGDDFWDCLRLLGLPFPTASTSVSRSVRC; from the coding sequence GTGACGAGCTCCGATACTGCCCGCCTGCATGCTGACACGCTGGCCGACCATCTGAAAACCCACCTCCCTCATCGCCGCCTCGACGCCCTGAAGCGGCTATCAGAGGTGCTCCTGGCGGTGCTCCAGGCAGAGTCCACCCTGCACCGCAAAATTGCGCTCCATCTGCCTCGAGACGCGAGTCTTGAATCCAAGACCCGCACGGTCGCCCGGGTCTTCCACGACGCTCAGCTCACCCCGCAGGACGTCACAGACGTCCTGCTCCCGCTGATCCCCGACGGCAAGCTCACCCTGATCATGGACCGCACCACATGGCACTACGGTCAGACGCCGCTGAACATCCTGGTGCTCGGCGCGCTCCTCGGTGGCGCGGTGATTCCCCTCGTCTGGTCAGTTCTGCCCCATCAAGGCAACAGTTGCACCGCCGCCCGAATCCTGCTGGTTGCTCGATTGCTCAAGGTCCTGCCCGCTCGACGGTGGGGCGTCGTGATCGCAGACCGGGAGTTCGTGGGGCGCGAGTGGTGCGCGTTTCTGCGCTGGAAACGAATCCGGCAGTGCATCCGCATCCGGGAGAACACCAGAATCGAGGATGAACTGGTGCGAGACTTGTTCACGACGCTGCAACCGGGACAGGTGCGCACCCTCTTCGAGCGGACATGGGTGTATGGGGGCTGGATGCACGTGGTCATCACCCTGTCCCCCGTGGGGGACAGGGTGATCGTGGCGTCGGATTTGTCCGTGCTGGACGTGTTGCGGACCTATCGGCTCAGGTGGGCGATTGAATCGGCATTTTCTTCGCTCAAATCCCGCGGGCTGAATCTGGAGGCGACGCACATGACGGCCCCAGAGCGAATCTCTCGGCTCTTTGGGCTGCTGTGTATCGCACTGGCCTGGATGACCCGGGTGGGGGCGCAGCGGACGGCGACCCATGCCTCTCGGCGGGATAAACGCGGGCGAGCGGTCGTGAGTGTGACACGGATTGGGTGGCAGATCCTGAGTCAAGCGGCGCGGTGGGGCGGCGATGACTTCTGGGACTGCCTGCGGCTTCTTGGGTTGCCATTTCCAACCGCCAGCACCTCAGTGTCTCGAAGTGTCAGGTGCTGA